In a genomic window of Oncorhynchus keta strain PuntledgeMale-10-30-2019 chromosome 26, Oket_V2, whole genome shotgun sequence:
- the nmu gene encoding neuromedin-U isoform X1 produces the protein MKTSQCQTRVSQSGSASYMSSLSTSAMNPLSSASLILLVLLISAIPICKSSPIQQQRATLDQYQLLNQLEDVCSSYLSADLPFRIPNVLGELCVLMLVQKSKKGWDNPSKGSPVMHPLLQLVPLLHTRRERGEEFVFRDNLQGPGGIQSRGYFLYRPRNGRRSLEFE, from the exons ATGAAGACCTCTCAGTGCCAAACCAGAGTATCTCAGAGCGGCAGCGCGAGCTACATGAGCAGCCTCAGCACCAGCGCAATGAACCCGCTCAGCAGCGCGAGCCTCATCCTCCTTGTTCTCCTCATCTCAGCGATCCCCATCTGCAAAA GTTCTCCAATACAACAGCAGAGAGCAACACTAGACCAGTACCAGCTTCTCAACCAG CTAGAAGATGTGTGCTCATCCTACCTTTCTGCAGACCTGCCATTTCGG ATACCCAATGTTTTAGGAGAACTCTGTGTGTTGATGCTTGTACAGAAGTCTAAG AAAGGATGGGACAATCCTAGTAAAGGG TCCCCTGTGATGCACCCTCTCCTGCAGCTAGTTCCTCTACTCCATAccagacgagagagaggagaggagtttgtATTCCGC GATAATCTCCAGGGACCTGGGGGTATTCAGAGCAGAGGGTACTTCTTATATCGG CCAAGAAATGGAAGAAGATCCCTAGAATTTGAGTAA
- the nmu gene encoding neuromedin-U isoform X2, with the protein MKTSQCQTRVSQSGSASYMSSLSTSAMNPLSSASLILLVLLISAIPICKSSPIQQQRATLDQYQLLNQLEDVCSSYLSADLPFRIPNVLGELCVLMLVQKSKKGWDNPSKGDNLQGPGGIQSRGYFLYRPRNGRRSLEFE; encoded by the exons ATGAAGACCTCTCAGTGCCAAACCAGAGTATCTCAGAGCGGCAGCGCGAGCTACATGAGCAGCCTCAGCACCAGCGCAATGAACCCGCTCAGCAGCGCGAGCCTCATCCTCCTTGTTCTCCTCATCTCAGCGATCCCCATCTGCAAAA GTTCTCCAATACAACAGCAGAGAGCAACACTAGACCAGTACCAGCTTCTCAACCAG CTAGAAGATGTGTGCTCATCCTACCTTTCTGCAGACCTGCCATTTCGG ATACCCAATGTTTTAGGAGAACTCTGTGTGTTGATGCTTGTACAGAAGTCTAAG AAAGGATGGGACAATCCTAGTAAAGGG GATAATCTCCAGGGACCTGGGGGTATTCAGAGCAGAGGGTACTTCTTATATCGG CCAAGAAATGGAAGAAGATCCCTAGAATTTGAGTAA